From the genome of candidate division TA06 bacterium:
AATGATCACCGCCATCTTCTCCTCGTCCACCCGGTGATTGGTGGACTCGATGTAGCTCTTGGCCTGCTTCAAAAAAGTGGAGGCCCAGACCAGCTTGATGGCGTTGTCCAGACTCAAAAATCTGGCGTCCAGGTCAAACTGGTTATTGGGGACCATCTTGGTGTAGTAGATGCCGGCGAATGGCTGGTAGAGCGCGTCTTCCAGCAGGCTGGAGGAGCGCACCGCCAAAGGCTTCTTGACCTGCTTGATGAAATCCCTGATGTCGCCCACCACGGTGGGGGGCAGGGAGGCGTTGAGGAAGGCGTTGGCGATCCGGGCGTCGGAATCCTCCTCCACCGCCAGCTTGAACAGCTTGTTGTGGCGCATGAAATCGTCGAAGATGTCTGCCCCCAGCACCAGGGTCTTGGGTATGGAGATGCTGATCCCGGGATAGAGCGAGTGGTCGAACTGGCTGTTGAGGATCTTGTCCACGAAGGCCAGGCCCCGGGCCTTGCCGCCTATGGAGCCGCCGCCCATCCGGGTGAAGTGCCACTGGGGCAGGTTGAAGCGCCGGGAATAATAGACGATGCTGCCCCGGTTCTGGCGGCGGTGGTTCTGATCCAGGGCCTGTTTGAGCAGGGGCTTAAGCGACGGGATATCATCGTTGTCGGCCAAGGCCAGCTTGTTGACCTGTTCGGCCAATCCGAACTCGGTCCGGACCAAAAGCCAGCGCTTCAGGTCCCCCCGCATCAGGTTCCGGTGCAGCAGGTCCTGGGGCAGGCTGTCGATGATGGAGATGAAGGATTCCAGGTTGGGGATCCGGGCGGCCTCGCTGTTGTCGCTGTTCTTAAGCACCAGGTCGCCGAAGCCCATGTGCTCCACCAGCAGGTGGCGGAACTCATCCGTCAATGAGAGCGATCCCTTCAGCAGGAACTCGGCCTTCAGGCCGGCAGCGATCTGTTCCGTCTCCGGCTCGCTGGACTGGATCACCAGCGGCAGGTGGGGCAGGTCCCGGCGGATCATCTTGGCAAACTCTATCCCGGCCTGGGGATCCAGCTTTCCGGCCCTGGGATAACGGACATCGGTGAACACGCCCAGCAGGTTGTCCTTGAACTTTTGGTAGATTTCCACCGCCTGCTCAAAGTTCTGGGCCAGGTGCACCCGGGGCCGGCCCCGCTGCCGCAAGGCCTTTTGGCTGAAGCCGAGGTCCTCGTTCAACAGCCGGTCGGTCTGGTCCCACAGCTCGTCGAACAGGACGTTCAGATAGCTGGAATAGAAACTGATGGAATCCTCCACCACCAACAGGTTGGGAAGCCCTAAGGCCTTGGTGTCGCTTTCGGCGTTCTTCTGATCCTCCATCAATTGGATGATCCCGGTGAGTATCTTGCCATCGCCCTGCCAGACGAAGATGCCGTCCACCTTGGTAAAATCGTTCATCTGCTGGAGCCGGGCCAGCTCCGGGGTGTTGAAGGCCAGGACCACCACCGGCAGTCCGGGCAGGATCTCCTTGGCCTTTTGGCCGAAGGTGAAGGGGTCCATGTCACCCAGCCGCTGGATGCAGACCACCAGGTCAAAGCTTTCTTTGCCCAAAAGCTCCAGGGCGTTGGCCCCGCCGGTGACCCGGGTGATGGAGGGGACGTAGCCCAGGTCCCGCTGTTTGTAGGCCTGGCCCAGCAGGTCGGCCAGCCGGCCGTCTTCCTCCAAAATAAAGGCGTCGTAAAGGCTGGCGGCCAGAAGCACCTTGCGCACCTTGTAGGGCATAAGGTTCAAGAGCTTCTGGGCAAAGGGGTCCAGGATGGCCTGCTGGTCGATGTTGATGGGTGTGGGCATAGAAACTAAATTAAAAATTACAAAGTTGTTTGACCTCACCCTGCCTGACGGCTTCCCTCTCCTAATGCATTAGGAGAGGGGCAGGCGATGCACAGAGAAGGACAAACTTGTTTTCCTTTCGAAGTGGGAGAGGTCGGGTGCGGCCGGTGTCTTAATTCGTGCTACGAATTGTATGAAATGTGATATTGGGTATGTGATAGTGATGAACTGACTACCTTACTTGGAGATAAAAAGTCCATTGTTGCAAACAGTTCAATATATTCACAATATTCTATAATGTGTCAATACTGTCTACTAAATGTATACGGTTTCTCAAATACGTTATACCTTCATCAGTTAAATTGCCTTTGGTGTTCATATATTTTATTTTCAGCATGTGTGCTTTAAGCTTTGGTGATAAAACAATGTTTTTTAATTTGCTTTTAAAATCCGCTACAAGCTCTTCAGACGATAATGTGAGCGCTTGTCCAATATTAGCATTATCGCAATAAATGGCAAAATATAATTCCATATCTTTATCCAAAGTGGGATTCTCGTACTCTTTTTTCGTATGCTTTAATTTGGCAGCTATAAGAACAATGCTAAATATTAAAACGAGCCATAAAGGCAAACTAATACTTAGAAAATAAATCAACGAATCTATAAAATTAATACTTTTGTATTTACTAATAATTTGCGCCACTATTACAGGGCAAATTATGTATGGTACAATTATTTTGAACCATAAGCTAGAAACAACTCGTTTCATTATTATAAAAACATTGCTCACGGTTAATACCTCAAGTTTAAATTACGTATAATGTTGGCCAATAACATATTTTTAGCCTTTCAGTATTTCCTTATCCTTAAAATCGTTATGTAAAATAAATGCACCCCGTGTGCCTTGCACTAAGAAATATATGCTGGCAATAGTCAGAATATCAATAAAAATTTCGCCCACAGTTTGCGTTTTACCCGTGACCGCCAGGACAAGTTCGAGCAATAATGCGAATAGCATTATTGTAGTGAGTATGATTAAACATACTCGGTTTTTATTATATATGCCATAAACCAAACCCAAACAAACCCCAAAGCTACCAATTGTAATTATCCAGTCACGGACACCAACTGCGGGTGTTGAATAGATTATCCTTAGAATTTGCGAAAGCCCAATAAGAATAGATATTACTACTCCTGTGATATAGGCCCTACGCAATGCTTTTGCTGATTGTTCAATGGTCATTAGATCCTCTGTATAAAAATTATTTTTTACTATTTGAATGTTTATTTTTTACTATTGGTCCCCCCAGCATTATCGCATTGCCCTTGGGCACCACATAACAACTAAAATCCTTTCCGTGCCTTTCCCTTAAATACTCCACCGCGGCGTTCAGGTCCGGCAGGCTCTTGAACTGCATCTTCTCCACCAGGGCCGGGTCCATTCCGCTGACCAGACAAACCCGGCATTTCTTCATCACCAAGGCCGTGGCGTAGGCCCGGTGGGCCTCGGCGGTGATCTGGTCCTGGGGGGTCTGCAGTATCTCGGCGGCGGAGTAGTCGCGCATCCAGCGCCCAAAATCCAGCTGGCCCGCGCCTTCGGGGCACTGGCCCACCAGCACAATTGTCCCGCCGGGTTTAACCGCCGGGGCCAGGTTGTTAAGTATCCTCTGCATCTGGTAAAGGTCTATGTCCAGGGGGTGGCCGCCGGCCGAGGCGATCACGCAGTCCACCGGCTCTTTCACCGGCGCCGACCAGACCTGGCGGCAAAGTTCCACCCCTTCCAGCCAGGCTTTTTGCCAGTGCCCGGCGAAAACTCCGGCGATCTCGCCGTCTGGGGTGGGCACCACGTTAAGCAGAAAGTCTATTCGGGCCAGTTCGGCGGCTCGCTCCATCTCGGCGTGAATGGGGTTGCCCTCCAGCTTGCCCGGGGCGTTCTGTCCCAGGGCTATCAGGGCGTGGTTTTGGGCGATGGTCTGCCTGGCGGCGCAGCCGGGCATTACGGCCTTGCGGCCGCCGGAGAACCCGGCCAGGTAGTGGGGGGTGATCTTGCCGGTGGCGATGGTGAAGTCCGAGGTCAAAAGCATCTTGTTGAGCTCGATCTCCCGGCTGTTGACATTACCAACCGAGATGCAGTCCTGGTCGCATTTGTGGGCGTACAGATTCAGCTGGTCGAACACCCGTTCCCCGTAAAGTTCCTGGCGCTCCTCGCAGGTGGGGGCCCGGTGGCTGCCGGTGGCGATCAGGGCGTGGACATGGTTGCAGTCTATCCCGGCCAGGTTCATCTGGTCGCACAGGGAGCTCAGTATCCGTGGATAATGGGGAATTACCCGGGTGTGGTCGGACAGGATCAGCAAAATGTTCTTGGGGCGCCGGGCCAGCAGAAGTTCCTTAAGAGGCGGGCTTTTAATGGGGTGCTCCAGGGCTTGGGTCACCGCCAAAGGGATATCGGCAAGCCCCGGGGTTGGGGGAAGACTTAAAATGCCTGACAGATTGGCCTCCGGAAGGGAAAGGCTGGTCTTCCCCAGGCCGTAATCAAGGGTGATCTCTGGCATGGTTTCCTCTAAGCAAACGTTGGCCCATTAACGGATTATAATCATTAACTATACCCTTAAAAAAGATCGCAGTCAAGAAGAAAATATAATAATAAAGACCCTTTGACTTTGGAGTTTATTTGTGATAAAATTCACATTCTTGTTTGTTACTTTTGGCTTATTGCCACAGAGACTCAGAGGCACAGAGAAGTCATTGCGAAATTATATAATGCCTGACGAAGGAAGCAATCGCTGTAAATCAGTCTTTTTGTCTTTAATTTTTCCATAGTTTTCGTGCCTTTCGTGGGAAGGTTTCCCCGTTCCTTTTGTAACCAATAACCCATAATATAAATCCAAAATTCAAGGAGAAACTGCCATGGCGGACAAATCCTTCAATGCCTTCAAAATGGCCCAGGAGCAATTCGACAAGGTTGCCGAAAAGCTGGGCCTGGACCAGGCCACCCGAGACCTGCTCCGCAACCCGATCCGCGAGTTCCATTTCTCCATCCCGGTGCGGATGGACGACGGTTCGGTCAAGGTCTTTCAGGGTTACCGGGTACAGCACAACGACTCCCGCGGACCCTGCAAGGGCGGCATCCGCTTCCATCCCCAGGAGACGGTGGACACCGTCAAAGCTTTAGCCACCTGGATGACCTGGAAGTGCTCGGTGGTCGACATTCCCCTGGGCGGCGGCAAGGGCGGCGTGATCTGCGATCCGCATCACCTTTCGGAACGCGAACAGGAAGGGATCTGCCGCGGCTGGGTGCGCCAGGTGGCCTACAACGTGGGCCCGGTCCAGGACGTGCCGGCCCCCGACGTGATGACCAACGGACAGCACATGGTGTGGATGATGGACGAGTACGAGAGGATCCACAACGGACGCTTTCCGGGCATGATCACCGGCAAACCTCTGGGAGTGGGCGGTTCATTAGGGCGGACAGAGGCCACCGGCTACGGCTGCGTCTATGTGATGAGGGAAGCTCTGCGCGAGATGGGCATCGACATCAAGAAGACCAAGGCGGCCTTCCAGGGATTCGGCAACGTCTCCCAGTACGCCGTCAAGCTGTACAAGGAATACGGCGGGACCCCGGTCTGCGTGTCCTGCTGGGACCAGACCGACCAGAAATCATACACCTTCCTCAAGAAGAGCGGAGTGGACGCCGATGAGCTGCTGAAGTTCACCGACCGCTTTGGCGGGATCAACAAGGACAAGGCCAAGGCCGCCGGCTACGAAGTGCTTTCCGGAGACGCCTGGATCGAACAGGACGTGGAGATCCTGGTTCCGGCCGCCCTGGAGAACCAGATCACCAAGGACAACGCCCCCAAGATGGGCAAGAACGTCAAGCTGATCGTGGAAGGCGCCAACGGGCCGACCACCCCCGAAGCCGACGAGATCATCCACCAGCGCGGCATCTTCATGATCCCAGACTTTTTGGCCAACGCCGGCGGCGTGACCTGCAGCTATTTTGAGCAGGTGCAGTGCAACATGAACTACTTCTGGACCAAGGACGAAGTGCTTTCCAAGCTGGACACCAAGATGACAGACGCCTTCCTGAAGGTTTCGGCCCTGGCCCGGGAAAAGAAGGTCTACATGCGCGACGCGGCCTACATGATCGCCATTCAGCGGGTGGCTGATGCCTGCAAGATTAGAGGATGGGTATAAACTAGGGACTGGGGAACAGGGAACAGATAATAGGGTTTTAGATCACGGTAAAATTATAGCCCAGGCCTTAAGGCCTGGGCTATAATTATGGTTGTATTTTTAAGAAATTTGGAATATACTAATTACTTGGTCTGCTACTTTGCCTCCTTGCAGGCTCCGTTCTTAAGGCAGGGTCCGCTCTTCCCCAGCAGGCAGGCAAAACGTCTGATGGTATGATACAGTCCTATGGCAATGAAGGCGATGCTGACCACCGTGTGCCAGTAGGAAAAATTGAAGCCCAGGGCGGGTCTCTGGTCAAACGGCAGGACAAAGTACAGGCCGCTTAAGGCCGAGCCCAGGAAACTCAGCAGTAGCAGCCAGTTCCAGGCGGTCTGCAGGACCAGGGTCTTTTTGTGGTTCTTTCTGATGAACAACTCGGTGGCCAGTCCCAGTATTCCGGTGATCACGATGATCTCCCAAAAATGGTAGTTGACCCGGGGAGCGGCCGGGGCCACCGGTAACTCAGGTCCTTCAATCTCCGCCTGGGACAGATCGCAGAGGCTGTCTGCATCTGCGTCCCGGTAACCGGCGCACTGGCCGGGCAGGGAGTCGTTCTTCAGCCCCAGCGGGCAGGTGTCCTGGGCCAGGGCGGTGACGGCGGACAAAAGGAAAATTACCAGTAAGGCTTTTTTCATTTTTTTATCTTTTATTTTTGGTATTTTATTTAGTATATTAACCCACAATCACCCTTTT
Proteins encoded in this window:
- the larA gene encoding nickel-dependent lactate racemase — its product is MPEITLDYGLGKTSLSLPEANLSGILSLPPTPGLADIPLAVTQALEHPIKSPPLKELLLARRPKNILLILSDHTRVIPHYPRILSSLCDQMNLAGIDCNHVHALIATGSHRAPTCEERQELYGERVFDQLNLYAHKCDQDCISVGNVNSREIELNKMLLTSDFTIATGKITPHYLAGFSGGRKAVMPGCAARQTIAQNHALIALGQNAPGKLEGNPIHAEMERAAELARIDFLLNVVPTPDGEIAGVFAGHWQKAWLEGVELCRQVWSAPVKEPVDCVIASAGGHPLDIDLYQMQRILNNLAPAVKPGGTIVLVGQCPEGAGQLDFGRWMRDYSAAEILQTPQDQITAEAHRAYATALVMKKCRVCLVSGMDPALVEKMQFKSLPDLNAAVEYLRERHGKDFSCYVVPKGNAIMLGGPIVKNKHSNSKK
- a CDS encoding Glu/Leu/Phe/Val dehydrogenase; its protein translation is MADKSFNAFKMAQEQFDKVAEKLGLDQATRDLLRNPIREFHFSIPVRMDDGSVKVFQGYRVQHNDSRGPCKGGIRFHPQETVDTVKALATWMTWKCSVVDIPLGGGKGGVICDPHHLSEREQEGICRGWVRQVAYNVGPVQDVPAPDVMTNGQHMVWMMDEYERIHNGRFPGMITGKPLGVGGSLGRTEATGYGCVYVMREALREMGIDIKKTKAAFQGFGNVSQYAVKLYKEYGGTPVCVSCWDQTDQKSYTFLKKSGVDADELLKFTDRFGGINKDKAKAAGYEVLSGDAWIEQDVEILVPAALENQITKDNAPKMGKNVKLIVEGANGPTTPEADEIIHQRGIFMIPDFLANAGGVTCSYFEQVQCNMNYFWTKDEVLSKLDTKMTDAFLKVSALAREKKVYMRDAAYMIAIQRVADACKIRGWV